Proteins from one Caulobacter sp. 73W genomic window:
- a CDS encoding acyltransferase family protein: MTTPTLDRRADLDWIRVGAFFLLILYHVGMFYVPWDWHVKTPHPLEALGPVMMLTNPWRLTLLFLVSGAATRFMADKLSPGVFTGKRVLRLLPPLVFAMFVIVPPQSYYEIVEQVPQAVEPYGAFWVKYATASGNWCDADGCLITPTWNHMWFVAYLLIYTLILGLVLAVAGKPLRRLGEALDGVFGGWRLMVLPIVFFGVMRLWLLPMFEVTHALVDDWYNHAVSFAAFLFGFLTAKSARIRDGFVRWRWVAAGLAAVSYVAFASYAWVYRAEDAAPPESLRTVMRFVYATDQWSFIAAILGFGALHLTKGGPRLRYLTLAVFPFYIVHQTLIVVMAHHLAKLGLPQGLEAAILIGATFAGCFATYEIVRRTPVLDVLFGLRPEPRMAAVSG; this comes from the coding sequence ATGACGACCCCGACCCTCGACCGCCGCGCGGATCTCGACTGGATCCGCGTGGGGGCCTTTTTCCTGCTGATTCTGTACCACGTCGGCATGTTCTACGTGCCTTGGGACTGGCACGTGAAGACGCCTCATCCCCTCGAGGCGCTGGGGCCGGTCATGATGCTGACCAACCCGTGGCGCCTGACCCTGCTGTTCCTGGTGTCGGGGGCCGCGACGCGGTTCATGGCCGACAAGCTGAGCCCCGGCGTGTTCACCGGCAAGCGGGTCCTGCGCCTGCTGCCGCCGCTGGTCTTCGCCATGTTTGTGATCGTGCCGCCTCAGTCCTATTACGAGATCGTCGAGCAGGTCCCGCAGGCGGTCGAGCCCTATGGGGCGTTCTGGGTGAAGTACGCGACGGCGTCAGGGAACTGGTGCGACGCTGACGGGTGCCTGATCACCCCGACCTGGAACCACATGTGGTTCGTGGCCTATCTGCTGATCTACACCCTGATCCTGGGTCTGGTCCTGGCTGTCGCCGGCAAGCCGCTGCGCCGGCTGGGCGAGGCGCTGGATGGGGTGTTCGGCGGCTGGCGGCTAATGGTCCTGCCCATCGTCTTCTTCGGCGTGATGCGTCTTTGGCTGCTGCCGATGTTCGAGGTGACGCACGCCCTGGTCGATGACTGGTACAACCACGCCGTCTCGTTCGCGGCGTTCCTGTTCGGCTTCCTGACCGCCAAGTCCGCGCGCATCCGCGACGGCTTCGTCCGCTGGCGCTGGGTGGCCGCGGGGTTGGCGGCGGTCAGCTATGTAGCGTTCGCGAGCTATGCCTGGGTCTATCGGGCAGAGGACGCCGCGCCGCCGGAGAGCCTGCGGACGGTCATGCGTTTCGTCTACGCGACGGACCAGTGGAGCTTCATCGCGGCCATCCTGGGCTTTGGGGCGCTGCACCTGACCAAGGGCGGGCCGCGCCTGCGTTACCTGACCTTGGCGGTGTTTCCGTTCTACATCGTCCACCAGACCCTGATCGTGGTCATGGCGCATCACTTGGCCAAGCTGGGCCTGCCGCAAGGGCTGGAGGCGGCGATCCTAATCGGGGCAACCTTCGCCGGCTGTTTTGCGACCTATGAGATCGTGCGGCGCACGCCGGTGCTGGATGTGCTGTTCGGTCTGAGGCCGGAGCCGCGCATGGCGGCCGTCAGTGGCTGA
- the astD gene encoding succinylglutamate-semialdehyde dehydrogenase, protein MTNFQSIDPATGAVVWEGAAASAAEVAAAVAKARAAFLPWADLPREERVAAMRRYKAALDARKDAFAEALSRETGKTLWETKAELGSMMAKVDVSIAAYDERTGERENAMPFGRAMLRHRPHGVMAVLGPFNFPGHLPNGHIVPALLAGDTVVFKPSEETPLAGQLLVEALHAADLPEGVVNLVQGGRETGQALIAQEIDGLLFTGSAQAGAHFRRVFADRPDVILALELGGNNPLVVWDAGDAEAVAGHVIQSAFVTTGQRCSCARRLIVPRGAAGDAVVEAVLALTERLRIGVWNDADEPFMGPLISARAAEAARDAAGRMGGKVIRATGKIDGRSDAFITPSIVDVTGVEIADDEIFAPILQVRRAADFDEALRHANDTRYGLSAGLISDDPARWDHFQKRIRAGVANWNRPTTGAAGAAPFGGLGASGNHRPSAYYAADYCAYPVASFEARQVANLIGEIKGLRP, encoded by the coding sequence ATGACGAACTTCCAGTCCATCGATCCGGCGACCGGCGCGGTCGTCTGGGAAGGCGCCGCCGCATCGGCCGCCGAGGTCGCCGCCGCCGTCGCCAAGGCGCGGGCCGCGTTCCTGCCGTGGGCCGACCTGCCGCGCGAGGAACGGGTCGCCGCCATGCGCCGCTACAAGGCCGCGCTGGACGCTCGCAAGGACGCCTTCGCCGAGGCCCTGTCTCGGGAGACGGGCAAGACCCTTTGGGAGACCAAGGCCGAGCTGGGCTCGATGATGGCCAAGGTTGACGTCTCGATCGCCGCCTATGACGAGCGGACGGGCGAGCGCGAAAACGCCATGCCGTTCGGCCGCGCCATGCTGCGCCACCGGCCGCACGGGGTGATGGCGGTGCTGGGGCCGTTCAATTTCCCAGGACACCTGCCCAACGGCCACATCGTGCCGGCCCTGCTGGCGGGGGACACGGTGGTGTTCAAGCCGTCGGAGGAGACGCCCCTGGCCGGACAACTGCTGGTCGAGGCGCTTCACGCCGCCGACCTGCCCGAGGGCGTGGTCAATCTGGTCCAGGGCGGGCGCGAGACCGGCCAGGCCCTGATCGCGCAGGAGATCGACGGCCTGCTGTTCACCGGCTCGGCGCAGGCGGGCGCGCACTTCCGCCGCGTCTTCGCCGACCGGCCGGACGTGATCCTGGCTCTGGAGCTAGGCGGCAACAACCCGCTGGTGGTCTGGGATGCGGGGGACGCCGAGGCTGTCGCCGGCCATGTGATCCAGTCGGCCTTCGTGACCACAGGGCAGCGCTGCTCCTGCGCCCGACGTCTGATCGTGCCGCGGGGCGCGGCGGGCGACGCGGTGGTCGAGGCGGTGCTGGCCCTGACCGAGCGCTTGCGCATCGGCGTCTGGAACGACGCCGACGAGCCGTTCATGGGACCGCTGATTTCGGCCCGCGCCGCCGAGGCCGCGCGTGACGCAGCCGGGCGCATGGGCGGCAAGGTCATTCGGGCGACCGGCAAGATCGATGGCCGCAGCGACGCCTTCATCACGCCCAGCATCGTCGATGTGACCGGGGTCGAGATCGCCGATGACGAGATCTTCGCGCCCATCCTGCAGGTCCGCCGCGCCGCCGATTTCGACGAAGCCCTGCGCCACGCCAACGACACCCGCTATGGCCTTTCGGCGGGTCTGATCAGCGATGATCCGGCGCGCTGGGATCATTTCCAGAAGCGCATCCGCGCCGGGGTCGCCAACTGGAACCGCCCGACCACGGGAGCAGCCGGGGCCGCGCCGTTCGGCGGGCTCGGCGCATCGGGCAATCATCGGCCCAGCGCCTACTACGCCGCCGATTATTGCGCCTATCCGGTAGCCAGCTTCGAGGCGCGGCAAGTCGCGAACCTCATCGGCGAGATCAAGGGACTGCGGCCCTAG
- a CDS encoding Ppx/GppA phosphatase family protein, translated as MSEAPRAPGESRPRGPSHRRRPPGETPAYAALDLGTNNCRLLVATPTPGGFRVVEAYSRIVRLGEGLVASGKLSDAAMERSMAALKVCAEKIRRRRTVRVRAIATQACRMADNGQAFVDRVAEETGLRLQIITPREEAQLSVAGCLNLLDREADAALVVDVGGGSTELSWVDLKGEGLDAHPRQFAAWKLPIKAWVSIPIGVVTLAERFPEEGPRDVWFRSMVDAVKERIADFPHAEGLRPVFEAGRAQLVGTSGAITSLAGLHLDLQRYDRNRVDGLWMKRSECEAAANRLLALTTAERAEQPCIGPDRADLVLAGAAILQAVQELWPCDSVRVADRGLREGILMSLMSDQQPRKPRRRRRRGGAGRNSTPQAAE; from the coding sequence ATGTCGGAGGCGCCGCGCGCGCCCGGCGAGTCGCGTCCGAGGGGACCGTCTCATCGCCGGAGGCCGCCGGGGGAGACGCCGGCTTACGCCGCGCTCGACCTTGGCACCAATAACTGCCGCCTTCTGGTGGCGACTCCCACGCCGGGCGGATTCCGCGTGGTCGAGGCCTATTCCCGCATCGTGCGCCTGGGCGAAGGACTGGTCGCCAGCGGCAAACTGTCGGACGCCGCCATGGAGCGGTCGATGGCCGCCCTGAAGGTCTGCGCCGAAAAGATCCGCCGCCGCCGTACGGTCCGCGTCCGCGCCATCGCCACCCAGGCGTGCCGCATGGCCGACAACGGCCAGGCCTTCGTCGACCGCGTGGCGGAGGAGACCGGCCTTCGCCTGCAGATCATCACCCCACGCGAGGAGGCCCAGCTCTCCGTCGCAGGATGCCTGAACCTGCTGGACCGCGAGGCGGACGCCGCCCTGGTGGTGGATGTAGGCGGCGGTTCGACGGAACTGTCCTGGGTCGATCTGAAGGGGGAGGGGCTCGACGCCCACCCGCGACAGTTCGCGGCCTGGAAGTTGCCGATCAAGGCGTGGGTCTCGATCCCCATCGGCGTCGTCACCCTGGCCGAAAGGTTCCCTGAGGAGGGGCCGCGCGACGTGTGGTTCCGCTCCATGGTCGACGCCGTGAAGGAGCGGATCGCCGACTTCCCGCACGCCGAGGGCCTGCGCCCGGTATTCGAGGCCGGCCGCGCCCAGCTGGTCGGCACCTCGGGCGCGATCACCAGCCTGGCCGGCCTGCACCTCGACCTGCAGCGCTATGACCGCAACCGCGTGGACGGCCTGTGGATGAAGCGCAGCGAATGCGAGGCCGCGGCGAACCGCCTGCTGGCCCTGACCACCGCCGAGCGCGCCGAGCAGCCATGCATCGGACCCGACCGCGCCGACCTGGTGCTGGCCGGCGCCGCGATCCTCCAGGCCGTGCAGGAGCTGTGGCCCTGTGACAGCGTCCGGGTCGCGGATCGCGGCCTGCGCGAAGGCATCCTCATGTCCCTGATGTCCGACCAGCAACCCCGCAAGCCGCGTCGCCGGCGTCGCCGGGGCGGGGCCGGGCGCAACTCAACACCCCAGGCCGCCGAATGA
- a CDS encoding arginine N-succinyltransferase, which yields MLVVRPAGPSDYEFLMELAVLSGRGFTSLPEDEPTLRSRLDLSQASFDGGVAPVEAWYTLMLEETDTGQVEGVAGVKAAVGLKRPFFSLRVVTLAQSSPTLEMRFDHKALVLVNECAGWSEVGSLFLRPERRKGGAGRLLAQSRYMLIGAEPQKFAEMVLAELRGWFDEDGSCPFWDHVSARFFRLPFDQADLMSASTNGQFILDLSPRHPIYTELLPQAACEAIGRVHRDGEAARAMLEREGFRYQGLVDLFDAGPTVSAPRDDIRTVREARVLKAAVGDDDFGEEVLVSTSRVAGFRAVRAPVLIDGERAVLSREAMEALGVREGHNVRVKA from the coding sequence ATGCTGGTGGTGCGGCCCGCGGGCCCTTCCGACTACGAGTTCCTGATGGAGCTGGCCGTGCTGTCCGGGCGCGGCTTCACCAGCCTGCCTGAGGACGAGCCGACCCTGCGTTCGCGGCTGGACCTGTCGCAAGCCAGCTTCGACGGCGGCGTGGCGCCGGTCGAGGCCTGGTACACCCTGATGCTGGAAGAGACCGACACCGGCCAGGTGGAGGGCGTCGCCGGGGTGAAGGCGGCGGTGGGGCTGAAGCGTCCGTTCTTCTCCCTGCGGGTCGTGACCCTGGCCCAGTCCTCGCCGACGCTGGAGATGCGGTTCGACCACAAGGCCCTGGTGCTGGTGAACGAGTGCGCCGGCTGGTCGGAGGTCGGCTCCCTGTTCCTGCGGCCGGAGCGGCGCAAGGGCGGGGCGGGGCGGCTGCTGGCCCAGTCGCGCTACATGCTGATCGGCGCCGAGCCGCAGAAGTTCGCCGAGATGGTGCTGGCGGAACTACGCGGCTGGTTCGATGAGGATGGGTCCTGCCCGTTCTGGGACCACGTCTCGGCCCGCTTCTTCCGCCTGCCGTTCGATCAGGCCGACTTGATGAGCGCGTCCACCAACGGTCAGTTCATCCTCGACCTGTCGCCGAGGCATCCGATCTACACCGAGCTGTTGCCCCAGGCGGCGTGCGAGGCCATTGGCCGCGTTCATCGCGACGGCGAGGCGGCGCGGGCGATGCTGGAGCGCGAGGGCTTCCGGTATCAGGGGCTGGTCGATCTGTTCGACGCGGGACCGACCGTCTCGGCGCCCCGCGACGACATCCGCACGGTGCGCGAGGCGCGGGTGCTGAAGGCCGCTGTCGGCGATGATGACTTCGGCGAGGAAGTGCTGGTCTCCACCAGCCGTGTCGCCGGCTTCCGGGCCGTGCGCGCGCCGGTGCTGATCGACGGCGAACGGGCGGTGCTGTCGCGTGAAGCGATGGAGGCCCTGGGCGTGCGTGAAGGCCACAATGTGCGGGTGAAGGCATGA
- the hspQ gene encoding heat shock protein HspQ, protein MNTRLAKFAIGQVVRHRIFPFRGVIFDVDPEFANTEEWWLSIPPEVRPSKDQPFYHLLAENDQNSYVAYVSEQNLLADDTGEPVTHPQASELFESFDHGVYKLRPRISH, encoded by the coding sequence ATGAACACGCGTCTCGCCAAATTCGCGATCGGACAAGTCGTCAGACACAGGATCTTCCCGTTCCGCGGCGTGATCTTCGACGTCGACCCCGAGTTCGCCAACACCGAGGAATGGTGGCTGTCGATCCCGCCGGAGGTGCGCCCTTCCAAAGACCAGCCGTTCTATCACCTGCTGGCCGAGAACGATCAGAACTCATACGTCGCCTATGTCTCCGAGCAGAACTTGCTGGCTGACGATACGGGTGAGCCGGTGACCCACCCGCAGGCGTCAGAGCTGTTCGAGAGCTTCGACCACGGCGTCTACAAGCTGCGGCCGCGCATCAGCCACTGA
- a CDS encoding LytTR family DNA-binding domain-containing protein yields MSAEAKALRAGRRDHRDSPPPTGTSGGFWGLAGEDRRDLLIGWLLATVAIWATTTVNVFSTVDDHEIDVMWPAIWEYTSAVSNMIAVLAVWAAVRWATLRRRPAPQIVLAHVAGVFAYSIPHVAMFVALREAIYAGLGSDYEFGPITRYVYELRKDVIGYFILAAVFWGVMRLRRQAPREAAPTTFDILDGSRLLRVETRDILAVTAAGNYAEFILADGRRPLMRTSLAALEQKLAATGFVRTHRSWLVNPARVTGLRPDGSGDYTVEMGAVEAPLSRRFPEATTKLRRG; encoded by the coding sequence GTGTCTGCAGAAGCGAAAGCTCTACGGGCCGGTCGGCGCGATCACAGGGACAGTCCGCCGCCGACTGGGACGAGCGGCGGCTTCTGGGGGCTGGCCGGCGAGGATCGCCGCGACCTGCTGATCGGCTGGCTGCTCGCCACGGTCGCGATCTGGGCCACGACCACGGTCAATGTCTTCTCGACGGTCGACGACCACGAGATCGACGTGATGTGGCCGGCGATCTGGGAATACACCAGCGCCGTCAGCAACATGATCGCCGTCCTGGCCGTGTGGGCGGCAGTTCGCTGGGCGACCCTGCGCCGCCGTCCCGCCCCGCAAATCGTTCTGGCCCACGTCGCTGGCGTGTTCGCCTATTCCATCCCGCATGTGGCGATGTTCGTGGCCCTGCGCGAGGCGATCTACGCCGGGCTGGGAAGCGACTACGAGTTCGGGCCGATCACCCGCTACGTCTACGAACTGCGCAAGGACGTGATCGGCTACTTCATCCTGGCGGCGGTCTTCTGGGGGGTCATGCGCCTGCGCCGGCAAGCGCCGCGAGAGGCCGCGCCGACCACCTTCGACATTCTCGACGGCTCGCGCCTTCTGCGGGTGGAGACCCGCGACATCCTCGCGGTCACCGCCGCGGGCAACTATGCGGAGTTCATCCTGGCGGACGGCCGCCGCCCGCTGATGCGCACCTCGTTGGCGGCGTTGGAGCAGAAGCTGGCCGCGACCGGCTTTGTCCGCACCCATCGCTCATGGCTGGTCAATCCGGCGCGCGTCACCGGCCTGCGCCCGGACGGCTCCGGCGACTATACCGTCGAAATGGGCGCGGTTGAGGCGCCTCTCTCCCGCCGCTTCCCTGAGGCGACAACGAAGCTGCGCCGCGGCTAG